From the genome of Helicobacter pylori, one region includes:
- the ychF gene encoding redox-regulated ATPase YchF encodes MGLSVGIVGLPNVGKSSTFNALTKTQSAQSANYPFCTIEPNKAIVNVPDKRLDALAQIVKPERVLHSVVEFVDIAGLIKGASKGEGLGNQFLANIKECEVILQVVRCFEDDNITHVNDKIDPLNDIETIELELILADIATLDKRIDRLQKALKSSKDAKNLLECALSLKTHLEELKPAKTFPLNTSEAFLELDKELRFLSYKKMIYAANVGEEDLNALNEHAKKVKDHAKAQNSEFVALCAKLEEEMVSMNEYEVKEFLQSLGVEESGLEKTIRLSFKELGLINYFTAGVKEVRSWTIKKGSSAPVAAGVIHKDFEKGFIRAETISYDDFIAYKGEAGAKEKGALRIEGKDYIVQDGDVLHFRFNV; translated from the coding sequence ATGGGCTTGTCTGTAGGCATTGTGGGTTTGCCTAATGTGGGCAAATCCAGCACCTTTAATGCGCTCACTAAAACCCAAAGTGCCCAAAGCGCGAACTACCCTTTTTGCACCATTGAACCCAATAAAGCCATCGTGAATGTGCCTGATAAGCGGCTTGATGCGTTGGCTCAAATCGTAAAGCCTGAACGCGTTTTGCATTCTGTAGTGGAATTTGTGGATATTGCCGGATTGATTAAGGGAGCGAGCAAGGGGGAGGGTTTAGGCAATCAATTTTTAGCCAATATCAAGGAATGCGAAGTGATCTTGCAAGTGGTGCGTTGTTTTGAAGATGACAATATCACGCATGTGAACGATAAAATTGACCCCCTGAATGATATAGAGACCATTGAATTGGAGTTGATTTTAGCGGATATTGCCACTTTAGACAAAAGGATCGATCGCTTGCAAAAAGCCCTAAAAAGCTCAAAAGACGCTAAAAATCTTTTAGAATGCGCTTTGAGTTTAAAAACGCATTTAGAAGAATTAAAGCCGGCGAAAACTTTTCCCCTGAATACAAGCGAGGCTTTTTTAGAATTGGACAAGGAATTGCGTTTTTTATCTTATAAAAAAATGATCTATGCCGCTAATGTGGGCGAAGAAGATTTAAACGCTCTCAATGAACATGCCAAAAAAGTCAAAGACCATGCGAAAGCCCAAAATAGCGAGTTTGTTGCCTTGTGTGCTAAATTGGAAGAAGAAATGGTTTCTATGAATGAATATGAAGTCAAAGAATTTTTGCAAAGTTTAGGAGTAGAAGAAAGCGGGCTAGAAAAGACCATTCGTTTGAGTTTTAAGGAATTAGGCTTGATCAATTACTTTACCGCTGGAGTCAAGGAAGTGCGATCATGGACGATTAAAAAAGGCTCTAGCGCGCCTGTGGCTGCTGGGGTGATCCATAAGGATTTTGAAAAAGGCTTTATTAGAGCTGAAACCATCAGTTATGATGATTTTATCGCTTATAAGGGCGAAGCCGGAGCGAAAGAAAAGGGAGCGTTACGCATTGAAGGTAAGGATTATATCGTTCAAGATGGCGATGTGTTGCATTTTCGCTTCAATGTCTAG
- a CDS encoding radical SAM/SPASM domain-containing protein produces MTPSKKLFKKIYIELSDICGLQCSFCPNPKNIRGVMPLELFEKVCKEAAPLTQMITLHVLGDPCKLKNLDHYLNTAKRFSLKVDLVTSGVYWHNFETLLHDAIYQISISLDAGLDNRNKINQHRYIQKILEFCRYKFEKNSEVFLNLRIQDSTLEKHQNLIKPFLENFELVSLEGLKTQGRARLFKKSFLNIQKTFKWPNLNARNPLNQESKIPYCYGLIKQIAILSNGVVVPCCMDTQANINLGDLNHTPLKDVLKSQKAMAIKTHFLKGEALELLCKNCSYPLIRYKK; encoded by the coding sequence TTGACACCTAGTAAGAAACTTTTTAAAAAAATCTATATAGAATTAAGCGATATTTGCGGGTTACAATGCAGTTTTTGCCCTAACCCTAAAAATATCAGAGGCGTGATGCCTTTAGAATTGTTTGAAAAAGTTTGTAAAGAAGCGGCTCCTTTAACCCAAATGATTACCTTGCATGTCTTAGGCGATCCTTGCAAGCTCAAAAATTTAGACCATTATCTCAACACCGCTAAACGCTTTTCTTTGAAAGTGGATTTGGTTACTAGCGGGGTGTATTGGCACAATTTTGAGACGCTTTTACACGATGCAATCTATCAAATTTCTATTTCTTTAGACGCAGGGCTAGACAACCGCAACAAAATCAACCAGCACCGCTACATCCAAAAAATTTTAGAATTTTGCCGCTACAAATTTGAAAAAAACAGCGAAGTGTTTTTGAATTTACGCATTCAAGACAGCACCCTTGAGAAACACCAGAATTTAATCAAGCCTTTTTTAGAAAACTTTGAATTGGTTTCTTTAGAGGGTTTAAAAACACAAGGTCGCGCTCGTTTGTTTAAAAAAAGTTTTTTGAATATCCAAAAAACCTTTAAATGGCCGAATTTGAACGCCCGAAATCCTTTAAACCAAGAATCAAAGATCCCCTATTGTTATGGATTAATCAAGCAAATCGCTATTTTATCTAATGGCGTTGTCGTGCCGTGTTGCATGGACACGCAAGCTAATATCAACCTTGGGGATTTAAACCATACGCCCCTAAAAGATGTTTTAAAGAGCCAAAAAGCTATGGCTATCAAAACCCATTTTTTAAAGGGCGAAGCGTTAGAACTTTTATGCAAAAACTGCTCCTATCCTTTGATCCGCTATAAAAAATGA
- a CDS encoding ribbon-helix-helix domain-containing protein translates to MELGNRNIKPGRKRVAVDELKRNFSVTFYLSKEEHDVLRRLADEEVESVNSFVKRHILKTIIYKKGTNQDSSIDYDSSSRL, encoded by the coding sequence ATGGAATTAGGAAATAGAAATATAAAACCCGGTCGTAAGCGTGTCGCTGTAGATGAGTTGAAACGCAATTTTTCAGTTACTTTTTATCTCTCTAAAGAAGAGCATGATGTTTTAAGACGATTAGCTGATGAAGAAGTAGAAAGCGTCAATTCCTTTGTCAAACGCCACATTTTAAAAACAATCATTTACAAAAAAGGCACTAACCAAGATTCTTCTATCGATTATGATTCTTCTAGTAGGCTTTAA
- the apt gene encoding adenine phosphoribosyltransferase: protein MNETLKKELLQSIREVKDYPKKGILFKDITTLLNYPKLFNKLIDALKKRYLALNIDFIVGIEARGFILGSALAYALGVGFVPVRKKGKLPAHTLSQSYSLEYGSDSIEIHSDAFRGVKGVRVVLIDDLLATGGTALASLELIKALQAECIEACFLIGLKELPGVQLLEERVKTFCLLEC, encoded by the coding sequence ATGAATGAAACGCTCAAAAAAGAACTTTTACAAAGCATCAGAGAAGTGAAAGACTACCCTAAAAAAGGGATTTTATTCAAAGACATTACCACACTACTCAACTACCCTAAACTCTTTAACAAACTCATTGACGCGCTCAAAAAACGCTATCTCGCTCTCAATATAGACTTTATCGTGGGCATTGAAGCGAGAGGGTTTATTTTAGGCTCTGCTCTCGCTTATGCACTTGGGGTGGGTTTTGTGCCTGTGAGGAAAAAGGGCAAGCTCCCCGCACACACCTTGTCTCAAAGCTACAGCCTAGAATACGGGAGCGACAGCATAGAAATCCACTCCGACGCTTTTAGGGGGGTTAAGGGGGTAAGGGTGGTGTTAATTGATGATTTATTAGCCACTGGAGGCACAGCTTTAGCGAGTCTTGAGCTTATCAAAGCCCTACAAGCCGAATGCATAGAAGCATGCTTTTTGATAGGGTTAAAAGAATTACCGGGTGTCCAACTTTTAGAAGAGCGAGTGAAAACCTTTTGTTTGTTAGAGTGCTAG
- the rpiB gene encoding ribose 5-phosphate isomerase B, which produces MNKPLKFSQVFIGSDHAGLHLAEFVQHFLEDKDFKIQAFLPTMRVDYPDYAKLVCQKVLENPQSYGILVCATGIGMSMGANRFKGIRAALCLDAYMAKMTRLHNNANVLCLGEKISGIGVVESILEAFFSTEFEQGRHALRIQKLDESLKS; this is translated from the coding sequence ATGAATAAGCCCTTAAAGTTTTCTCAAGTTTTTATAGGGAGCGATCATGCAGGGTTGCATCTTGCAGAGTTTGTCCAACATTTTTTAGAAGACAAGGATTTTAAGATCCAAGCTTTTTTACCCACTATGAGAGTGGATTACCCTGATTACGCAAAATTAGTGTGCCAAAAGGTCTTAGAAAACCCGCAAAGCTATGGTATTTTAGTGTGCGCTACAGGGATAGGCATGAGCATGGGCGCTAATCGCTTTAAGGGTATTAGAGCCGCTTTGTGCCTTGATGCTTACATGGCCAAAATGACTCGCTTGCACAATAACGCTAATGTCTTGTGTTTGGGCGAAAAGATTAGCGGTATTGGCGTGGTGGAAAGCATTTTAGAAGCGTTTTTCTCTACAGAATTTGAACAAGGCCGTCATGCGTTGCGCATCCAAAAGCTAGATGAATCGCTGAAATCATAA
- a CDS encoding leucyl aminopeptidase, whose translation MLKIKLEKTTFENAKAECGLVFIINKDFDHAWVKNKKLLETFKYEGEGVFLDQENKILYAGVKEDDVHLLRESACLAVRTLKKLAFKSVKVGVYTCKTLAKDNALLENLKALFLGLKLGLYEYDTFKSNKKESVLKEAVVALELHKPCEKTCTDSLEKSAKEALKYAEIMTESLNIVRDLVNTPPMIGTPVYMAEVAQKVAKENHLEIHVHDEKFLEEKKMNAFLAVNKASLGVNPPRLIHLVYKPKKAKKKIALVGKGLTYDCGGLSLKPADYMVTMKADKGGGSAVIGLLNALAKLGVEAEVHGIIGATENMIGPAAYKPDDILISKEGKSIEVRNTDAEGRLVLADCLSYAQDLSPDVIVDFATLTGACVVGLGEFTSAIMGHNEELKNLFETSGLESGELLAKLPFNRHLKKLIESKIADVCNISSSRYGGAITAGLFLNEFIRDEFKDKWLHIDIAGPAYVEKEWDVNSFGASGAGVRACTAFVEELLKKA comes from the coding sequence ATGTTAAAAATCAAATTAGAAAAAACCACCTTTGAAAACGCAAAAGCTGAATGCGGTTTAGTTTTTATTATCAATAAGGATTTTGATCACGCTTGGGTCAAAAATAAAAAATTGCTAGAAACCTTTAAATACGAAGGCGAAGGCGTATTTTTAGACCAAGAAAATAAAATCTTGTATGCGGGCGTTAAAGAAGACGATGTGCATTTATTAAGAGAGAGTGCGTGTTTAGCCGTTCGCACCCTTAAAAAACTCGCTTTTAAAAGCGTTAAAGTGGGGGTTTATACTTGCAAAACGCTTGCTAAAGATAACGCGCTTTTAGAAAACTTGAAAGCGTTGTTTTTGGGCTTGAAATTAGGCTTGTATGAATACGACACTTTTAAATCCAACAAAAAAGAAAGCGTTTTAAAAGAAGCGGTTGTTGCTTTAGAATTGCACAAACCTTGCGAAAAAACTTGCACGGATTCTTTAGAAAAAAGCGCTAAAGAAGCTTTAAAATACGCTGAAATCATGACAGAAAGCCTGAATATCGTTAGGGATCTAGTCAATACCCCCCCTATGATTGGCACCCCAGTTTATATGGCTGAAGTGGCGCAAAAAGTGGCTAAAGAAAACCATTTAGAAATCCATGTTCATGATGAAAAATTTTTAGAAGAAAAGAAAATGAACGCCTTTTTAGCGGTCAATAAAGCCTCTCTTGGCGTCAATCCTCCCCGCTTGATCCATTTAGTCTATAAGCCTAAAAAAGCGAAGAAAAAAATCGCTTTAGTGGGTAAGGGCTTGACCTATGATTGCGGAGGTTTGAGCTTGAAACCGGCCGATTACATGGTTACTATGAAAGCGGATAAAGGCGGTGGCTCTGCGGTGATTGGGCTTTTAAACGCATTAGCCAAACTAGGCGTGGAAGCTGAAGTGCATGGCATTATTGGGGCTACAGAAAACATGATAGGTCCGGCTGCTTATAAACCAGATGATATTTTGATCTCCAAAGAAGGCAAGAGCATAGAGGTCCGCAATACCGACGCTGAGGGGCGTTTGGTTTTAGCGGATTGTTTGAGCTACGCTCAAGATTTAAGCCCTGATGTGATCGTGGATTTTGCGACCCTTACTGGGGCGTGCGTTGTAGGCTTAGGCGAATTCACTTCAGCGATCATGGGGCATAATGAAGAGTTAAAAAACCTCTTTGAAACTTCAGGGTTAGAATCCGGCGAATTATTAGCCAAACTCCCCTTTAACCGCCATTTAAAGAAATTGATTGAATCTAAAATCGCTGATGTGTGCAATATCTCTTCTTCGCGCTATGGCGGTGCGATCACAGCGGGCTTGTTTTTAAATGAATTTATTAGGGATGAATTTAAGGATAAGTGGCTACACATTGACATTGCAGGTCCTGCTTATGTGGAAAAAGAATGGGATGTGAATAGTTTTGGAGCGAGTGGGGCTGGGGTTAGGGCTTGCACAGCTTTTGTGGAAGAACTTTTGAAAAAGGCTTGA
- a CDS encoding YkgB family protein, which yields MQALKSLLEAITKLQNLGGYLMHIAIFIIFIWIGGLKFVPYEAEGIAPFVANSPFFSFMYQFKKPAYKQHKMSESQSMQEEMQDDPKIVENKEWHKENRTYLVAEALGITIMILGILVLLGLWMPLMGVIGGLLVAGMTITTLSFLFTTPEVFINQHFPWLSGAGRLVVKDLALFAGGLFVAGFDARRYLEGKGFCLMDRSSVGIKTKCSSGCCS from the coding sequence ATGCAAGCGTTAAAATCGTTGCTTGAAGCGATTACAAAACTTCAAAATTTAGGTGGCTATTTGATGCATATAGCTATTTTTATCATTTTTATTTGGATTGGAGGGCTTAAGTTTGTGCCGTATGAAGCCGAAGGGATCGCTCCTTTTGTGGCTAACTCCCCTTTCTTTTCTTTCATGTATCAATTTAAAAAGCCCGCATACAAACAGCACAAAATGTCTGAATCCCAATCCATGCAAGAAGAAATGCAAGATGATCCTAAAATCGTTGAAAACAAGGAATGGCATAAAGAAAACCGCACTTATTTGGTGGCTGAAGCTTTAGGGATCACGATTATGATCCTGGGTATTTTGGTGCTTTTAGGGCTTTGGATGCCTTTAATGGGCGTGATTGGGGGCTTGCTTGTCGCTGGAATGACGATCACTACCCTATCTTTTTTATTCACAACGCCAGAAGTGTTTATCAATCAGCATTTCCCATGGCTTTCTGGGGCTGGAAGACTAGTGGTTAAAGACTTGGCGTTATTTGCTGGAGGCTTGTTTGTGGCCGGATTTGATGCGAGACGCTATTTAGAGGGGAAAGGGTTTTGCTTGATGGATCGCTCATCGGTAGGGATTAAAACTAAATGCTCTAGTGGGTGTTGCTCTTAA
- the rpsU gene encoding 30S ribosomal protein S21, whose amino-acid sequence MPGIKVREGDAFDEAYRRFKKQTDRNLVVTECRARRFFESKTEKRKKQKISAKKKVLKRLYMLRRYESRL is encoded by the coding sequence ATGCCAGGGATTAAGGTTAGAGAAGGCGATGCGTTTGATGAAGCTTATAGGAGATTCAAAAAGCAAACCGATCGCAATTTAGTGGTAACAGAATGCCGTGCTAGAAGATTCTTTGAGTCTAAGACTGAAAAACGCAAAAAACAAAAAATCAGTGCTAAAAAGAAGGTTTTAAAGCGTCTTTATATGTTAAGGCGTTATGAATCAAGACTATAA
- the dapF gene encoding diaminopimelate epimerase produces the protein MVFYKYSGSGNDFLITQSFKKKDFSHLAKQVCHRHEGFGADGLVVVLPSKDYDYEWDFYNSDGSKASMCGNASRCVGLFAYQHAIASKNHVFLAGKREISIYIEEPNIIESNLGNYKILDAIPILRCEKFFTNNSVLENIPTFYLIDTGVPHLVGFVKNKGLLNSLNTLELRALRHEFNANINIAFIENKETIFLQTYERGVEDFTLACGTGMAAVFIAACIFYNTPKKATLIPKSNESLELSLKKDEIFYKGAVRYIGMSVFENECF, from the coding sequence ATGGTGTTTTACAAATATTCAGGGAGCGGGAATGATTTTCTAATCACGCAAAGTTTCAAAAAAAAAGATTTTTCACATTTAGCCAAACAGGTGTGCCATAGGCATGAGGGTTTTGGGGCTGATGGGCTTGTAGTCGTCTTACCGAGTAAGGATTATGACTACGAATGGGATTTTTACAATTCAGACGGCTCTAAAGCTAGCATGTGCGGAAATGCGAGCCGTTGCGTGGGGTTATTTGCTTACCAGCATGCTATAGCCTCTAAAAACCATGTTTTTTTAGCCGGAAAAAGAGAGATTTCTATTTATATAGAAGAGCCCAATATCATAGAGAGCAATCTCGGTAACTACAAAATCCTAGATGCAATACCCATTTTAAGATGCGAAAAATTTTTTACCAATAACAGCGTTTTAGAAAATATCCCTACTTTCTACCTCATAGATACAGGAGTGCCACATTTAGTGGGATTTGTGAAAAATAAAGGGTTATTAAATTCCCTTAACACGCTGGAATTAAGGGCTTTAAGGCATGAGTTTAACGCTAATATTAACATCGCTTTTATAGAAAATAAAGAGACAATTTTTTTACAAACTTATGAAAGAGGGGTTGAAGATTTCACGCTAGCTTGCGGGACAGGCATGGCGGCGGTTTTTATCGCTGCGTGCATTTTTTATAACACGCCTAAAAAAGCCACTCTCATCCCTAAAAGCAACGAATCTTTAGAACTTTCTTTAAAAAAGGATGAAATTTTTTATAAAGGCGCGGTGCGTTATATCGGCATGAGTGTTTTTGAAAATGAGTGTTTTTAA
- the fabG gene encoding 3-oxoacyl-ACP reductase FabG, with protein sequence MQFTGKNVLITGASKGIGAEIAKTLASMGLKVWINYRSNAEVADALKNELEEKGYKAAVIKFDAASESDFIEAIQTIVQSDGGLSYLVNNAGVVRDKLAIKMKTEDFHHVIDNNLTSAFIGCREALKVMSKSRFGSVVNIASIIGERGNMGQTNYSASKGGMIAMSKSFAYEGALRNIRFNSVTPGFIETDMNANLKDELKADYVKNIPLNRLGSAKEVAEAVAFLLSDHSSYITGETLKVNGGLYM encoded by the coding sequence ATGCAATTCACAGGGAAAAATGTTCTCATTACTGGGGCTTCTAAAGGCATTGGGGCTGAAATCGCTAAAACTCTCGCTTCTATGGGGCTGAAAGTTTGGATCAATTACCGCAGTAATGCTGAAGTGGCTGACGCTTTGAAAAATGAGCTTGAAGAAAAAGGCTATAAGGCAGCTGTCATTAAATTTGATGCGGCTTCTGAAAGCGATTTTATTGAAGCGATACAAACCATTGTCCAAAGCGATGGAGGTTTGTCTTACTTGGTGAATAACGCCGGTGTGGTGCGCGATAAATTAGCGATCAAAATGAAAACAGAAGATTTTCACCATGTCATAGACAATAATCTCACTTCAGCCTTTATAGGTTGCCGAGAGGCTTTAAAGGTGATGAGCAAAAGCCGTTTTGGGAGCGTGGTCAATATCGCATCTATCATTGGTGAAAGAGGCAATATGGGGCAGACAAACTACTCAGCGAGTAAGGGGGGGATGATTGCGATGAGCAAGTCCTTTGCTTATGAGGGAGCTTTAAGGAATATTCGTTTCAACTCTGTAACGCCAGGCTTTATAGAAACCGACATGAACGCCAATTTGAAAGACGAACTCAAAGCGGATTATGTTAAAAACATTCCTTTAAACAGGTTAGGGTCTGCTAAAGAAGTGGCAGAAGCGGTAGCGTTTCTTTTGAGCGATCACTCTAGTTACATCACTGGAGAAACTCTCAAAGTCAATGGCGGGCTTTATATGTAG
- a CDS encoding beta-ketoacyl-ACP synthase II, translating into MINSLGSNKEDSFLAIAKGECGIKNIESFDASTFPVRIAGEITDFDPTEVMNPKDVKKAGRFIQLALKATREAMKDSGILDAHNKCPEEWANRMGVSSGSGIGGLGNIEANSIFCFEKGPRKVNPFFITSALVNMIGGFTSIEFGIKGPNLSSVTACAAGTHAIIEAVKTILLNGADRMLVVGAESTICPVGIGGFASIKALSTRNDDPKKASRPFDKDRNGFVMGEGSGALVLEEYESAKKRGAKIYAEFAGYGESGDANHITAPAPEGEGAFRAMKMALEMAKVEVGYVNAHGTSTHYNDWYESIALKNVFGSKEKVPPVSSTKGQIGHCLGAAGALEAVISIMAMNQGILPPTINQETPDPECDLDYIPNAAREKRVDAVMSNSFGFGGTNGVVIFKKA; encoded by the coding sequence ATGATCAATTCGCTAGGTTCAAATAAAGAAGATTCTTTTTTAGCGATCGCTAAAGGGGAATGCGGTATCAAAAACATAGAAAGTTTTGATGCGAGCACGTTTCCTGTGCGTATTGCTGGAGAAATCACTGACTTTGACCCTACAGAGGTGATGAATCCCAAAGATGTTAAAAAGGCGGGTCGTTTCATTCAATTAGCCTTGAAAGCCACAAGAGAGGCGATGAAAGATAGTGGGATTCTAGACGCTCACAATAAATGCCCTGAAGAATGGGCAAATCGCATGGGCGTAAGCTCTGGCTCTGGGATTGGCGGGTTAGGCAATATTGAAGCGAATTCCATTTTTTGTTTTGAAAAAGGCCCTAGAAAAGTCAATCCCTTTTTTATTACTTCTGCGTTAGTGAACATGATTGGTGGTTTCACTTCCATTGAGTTTGGCATTAAAGGGCCTAATCTCTCTAGCGTAACGGCTTGTGCAGCAGGCACTCATGCCATTATTGAAGCCGTTAAAACCATTCTGCTTAATGGGGCTGATCGAATGCTAGTCGTGGGAGCGGAATCCACCATTTGTCCTGTAGGGATTGGGGGGTTTGCGAGCATTAAAGCCCTTTCTACAAGAAATGATGATCCCAAAAAAGCTTCAAGACCTTTTGATAAGGATCGCAATGGTTTTGTGATGGGCGAAGGCTCTGGGGCTTTGGTGCTTGAAGAATACGAGAGTGCGAAAAAAAGAGGGGCAAAAATTTATGCAGAATTTGCCGGATATGGCGAGAGCGGCGATGCTAACCACATCACAGCCCCGGCTCCTGAGGGCGAAGGGGCTTTTAGAGCCATGAAAATGGCTTTAGAAATGGCGAAAGTGGAAGTAGGCTATGTGAACGCTCATGGGACTAGCACGCATTATAACGATTGGTATGAAAGCATCGCTCTAAAAAATGTGTTTGGCTCTAAAGAAAAAGTCCCTCCCGTCAGCTCCACTAAAGGGCAGATTGGGCATTGTTTGGGTGCGGCGGGTGCGTTAGAAGCCGTTATTTCTATCATGGCCATGAATCAAGGAATCTTACCTCCTACCATCAATCAAGAAACGCCTGACCCAGAATGCGATCTGGATTATATCCCTAATGCGGCTAGAGAAAAGCGAGTGGATGCGGTGATGAGCAACTCATTTGGTTTTGGTGGCACTAATGGTGTTGTGATTTTCAAAAAAGCCTAG
- a CDS encoding DedA family protein, whose protein sequence is MEEYIIDLWNQHAATWGYLILFGWSILEGEIGLILAGIASYTGHMHLGLAILVAGIGGFVGDQIYFYIGRTNKAYIQKKLEKQRRKLALAHLLLQKHGWFIIFIQRYMYGMRTIIPISIGLTRYSALKFAIINLISAMVWASITIILAWCLGEELLHALGWLKKHPYVLILLLVSFLALVLWYFQYYSKKNR, encoded by the coding sequence TTGGAAGAATACATCATTGACTTATGGAATCAGCATGCAGCGACTTGGGGGTATCTCATTTTATTCGGGTGGAGCATTTTAGAAGGCGAAATCGGGTTAATTTTAGCAGGGATTGCCAGCTATACCGGTCATATGCATTTAGGACTAGCCATTTTAGTCGCAGGGATTGGGGGTTTTGTGGGGGATCAGATCTATTTTTACATCGGTCGCACCAATAAAGCTTACATCCAAAAAAAGCTAGAAAAACAACGCCGAAAACTAGCCCTAGCCCATTTATTGTTGCAAAAACACGGCTGGTTTATCATTTTTATCCAACGCTATATGTATGGCATGCGCACCATCATTCCCATTAGCATAGGCCTCACGCGCTATAGCGCTTTAAAATTCGCTATTATCAATCTCATTAGCGCGATGGTGTGGGCGAGCATTACCATTATTTTAGCGTGGTGTTTGGGAGAAGAGTTATTGCATGCGTTAGGGTGGCTTAAAAAACACCCTTATGTGCTAATATTACTATTAGTATCTTTCTTGGCGTTAGTGCTGTGGTATTTCCAATACTATAGTAAGAAAAACCGCTAG
- a CDS encoding AI-2E family transporter: MKAQYFFWILFLIGFYWMIYLYQDFLMDVLIAGLLCVGFFQVKVFLDKRFLNLISSFLCVLVLASVLIVPLYFIVYKSSNIIFEINFEKFSALIKWLKGTITENLSHFPTIHDGMSKFLENFSAASITGYLLKISSYVGRYSLKLITDALFILGLLFFFFYYGERFYRYFLGVLPLGMNQSKKIFEEVAGILRIVLLTSLITVILEGVAFGVMIVWFGHDGWSLGILYGLASLVPAVGGALIWIPIAIYELYHGNVNEAIFIALYSILLISVLIDSVIKPILIVFIKKRIFKTTLKINEMLIFFSMIAGISQFGFWGIIVGPTITAFFIALLRLYENYFIQNDQKACEC, from the coding sequence ATGAAAGCTCAGTATTTCTTTTGGATTCTTTTTTTGATTGGTTTTTATTGGATGATCTATTTGTATCAAGATTTTTTAATGGATGTATTGATCGCTGGGCTTTTGTGTGTGGGGTTTTTTCAAGTGAAAGTTTTTTTAGATAAGCGCTTTTTGAATTTGATCAGTTCGTTTTTATGCGTTTTGGTTTTAGCGAGCGTTTTGATCGTGCCGTTGTATTTTATTGTTTATAAAAGTTCTAATATCATTTTTGAAATCAATTTTGAAAAATTTTCAGCCCTAATCAAATGGCTTAAAGGGACAATCACCGAAAATTTATCGCATTTTCCTACCATTCATGATGGAATGAGCAAGTTTTTAGAAAATTTTAGCGCCGCTTCAATCACGGGCTATTTGTTGAAAATAAGCAGCTATGTGGGAAGATACAGCTTAAAACTCATTACAGACGCCTTGTTTATCTTGGGGCTGTTGTTTTTCTTTTTTTATTACGGGGAGAGATTTTATCGTTATTTTTTGGGAGTCTTGCCTCTTGGAATGAATCAGAGCAAAAAGATTTTTGAAGAAGTGGCTGGGATTTTACGCATCGTGCTTTTAACTTCTCTCATCACGGTTATTTTAGAGGGCGTGGCGTTTGGGGTGATGATCGTATGGTTTGGGCATGACGGCTGGTCTTTAGGGATTTTATACGGCCTGGCGTCTTTGGTGCCGGCTGTTGGGGGGGCTTTGATTTGGATCCCTATAGCGATTTATGAGCTTTATCATGGGAATGTGAATGAGGCTATTTTTATCGCTTTGTATTCCATTTTATTGATTAGCGTGCTGATTGATAGCGTGATCAAGCCAATTTTAATCGTCTTCATCAAAAAAAGAATCTTTAAAACCACCCTTAAAATCAATGAAATGCTCATTTTCTTTTCCATGATTGCTGGGATTTCACAATTTGGTTTTTGGGGGATTATTGTAGGGCCTACTATCACGGCGTTTTTTATTGCGTTACTGCGATTGTATGAAAATTACTTTATCCAAAACGATCAAAAAGCATGCGAATGTTGA
- the acpP gene encoding acyl carrier protein codes for MALFEDIQAVIAEQLNVDAAQVTPEAEFVKDLGADSLDVVELIMALEEKFGIEIPDEQAEKIVNVGDVVAYIENNKLA; via the coding sequence ATGGCTTTATTTGAAGATATTCAGGCAGTTATTGCTGAGCAGTTGAATGTGGATGCGGCACAAGTTACGCCAGAGGCAGAATTTGTAAAGGATTTGGGTGCAGACTCTTTAGATGTCGTGGAATTGATCATGGCGTTAGAAGAAAAGTTTGGCATTGAGATTCCTGATGAGCAAGCGGAAAAAATCGTCAATGTGGGCGATGTGGTAGCGTATATTGAGAATAATAAACTAGCTTAA